DNA from Aureimonas sp. AU20:
GCGAGCCTGTCCGAGCGGTTCGGCTGGCGCCCGGCCCTGGTCCTCGTGGTGACCGTCCTACTCCTCGCCTTGGCGCTCGTCGGCTTCGTGATGCGCGACCGGCCGTCCGATGTCGGCCTTCCGCCCTATGGCGAGGCCGCCGTCCTGCCCGAGCCGCCGCAGGTCCACGGGATGAAGGAGTTGCTGCGCACGCCTCTGCTGGTTCTGGCAGAGGCGGCCCGCTCGCACACGTTCTGGGTCCTGTTCCTGACCTTCTTCATCTGCGGCTTTTCCACCAATGGTCTGATCCAGACCCATTGGATCACGCTATGCGGCGATTTCGGCATCACGCCGGTCGGCGCGGCGGGCGCCTTGGCGGTGATCGGCCTGTTCGATCTCGTCGGCACGATCGGCTCGGGCTGGCTTTCGGATCGCTTCGACAACCGTCGCCTGCTGTTCTGGTACTATGGGCTGCGCGGCCTTTCGCTGCTCTACCTCCCCTTTTCCGACTTCTCTTTCTACAGCCTCGGCCTCTTCGCCGTTTTCTACGGGTTAGATTGGGTTGCCACAGTTCCCCCCACCGTTCGGCTGGTGGCGGAGCGCTTCGGTCGCGAGAAGGCGGGCATGGTGTTCGGGTGGGTCTTCACCGCCCATCAGCTGGGCGCAGCGTCCGCCGCCATGGGCGCGGGCGTCTCGCGCACCGAGTTCGCCTCCTACATGCCGGCCATCACGATCGCCGGCACCCTCTGCCTCCTCGCCGCCCTCCTCATTCTCAGCGTGTCGCGGCCGATCGAAGCCGAGCCGAAGGTGCCGGCGACGGCCTGAATCCCTTGCACTTGTCTCAGCGCTCCAGAAGCCGCTTTTCGCCGAGCTTGAACCAAGCCTTGGCGATCCGGCCGTTCTCGATCTCGTAGATGCAGACGACATCCACCTCGCCGACGCCTTCCGGGAAGGTTCGGCGCACGGTCTCGTGGTCGATCACCATGTTGCCGACGCTTAGACGATGGAGAAGCC
Protein-coding regions in this window:
- a CDS encoding MFS transporter, with the protein product MAGSSEALGTQPAGGGWLTRLLGRHQIHYGWAVVGCTFLTMLATAAAMGAPGIMLEPLQREFGWSNADISAAMAIRLAVFGLMAPFAAAFMNRFGIRRVVFAAIAMIVAGIAGSLFMTELWHLVALWGIVIGFGTGMTALVLGATVAARWFSERRGLVIGLLTASNATGQLVFLPILASLSERFGWRPALVLVVTVLLLALALVGFVMRDRPSDVGLPPYGEAAVLPEPPQVHGMKELLRTPLLVLAEAARSHTFWVLFLTFFICGFSTNGLIQTHWITLCGDFGITPVGAAGALAVIGLFDLVGTIGSGWLSDRFDNRRLLFWYYGLRGLSLLYLPFSDFSFYSLGLFAVFYGLDWVATVPPTVRLVAERFGREKAGMVFGWVFTAHQLGAASAAMGAGVSRTEFASYMPAITIAGTLCLLAALLILSVSRPIEAEPKVPATA